The stretch of DNA CGACGGCGTGGAAATGGTCGTCTCCACGTTCGACCGCCCACGTTGGACTGGGCAAGGTGAATTGACTGCTCGATTTGTTTGCACGTCGTCGAACGCATACGGGACCATGACCCTTGTCCGCTTACCGTCAGGCAGGTGGGGTTGGAGCGGCCACGCAAAATGCCCTTAAGATCTGCGTTCTTGATGCGCTTTTTCCAGTATGACCGGGTGTCCCGGATTCGTCTCGTGGCGGACGCGGATACCGCGGCATCCGCGTGTAAGATCGATGGCCTGCACCCGACAAGGAGACCGCCATGTTCAGCCTCGACGATTTCGCGCAGCTGCAGTTCCTGGAGGGCCGCTGGAAGGGCATCGCACCGGACGGCAAGGAATTCTTCGAAGAATATACCCGGCCCGAACCCGGGGTATTCCAGTCGCACCGCTTCCCGGACAGCGCGTTCCGGAGTCAAGGCGCTGGCCACACCGACGGCGCCACCATCAGCCTCGAGGATGGCGAGGTGATCTCGCAGTGGCGCGACTACACCTGGAAGGCGTCCAGCATCGGCGCCGACTCGGCCGCTTTCGAACCCGTGAATGCGCCGAGCCAGTTTGTCTGGCGCCGGGTCGACGACGCGACCCTGGAAGCCCGGCAGCGCTGGACGGCGGACGGCAAGGCGCAGGAATTCACGCTCCGGCTCACCAGACTGAACTAGCCGCCCGGGGGGCAAACGGCCGCATGAGGCAAGCCTTCGTCGTCATCCTGCTGCTGGCCATGTGCGCCTATGCCGCCGCCTGCCTGGCGCTGTTCTTCCTGCAGCGCTCGCTGATCTATTATCCGCCGCGCGCCGCCTATGCGGCGCCGACGACTTCGGTCCTCGCGGTGGATGGGGCCAGGGTGCTGGTGTCCGAGCGGCCGCTGGCGGGCCAGCGGGCCCTGATCTACCTCGGCGGGAATGCCGAGGACGTCACCGCCAGCCTGCCCACCCTCGAGCGTGCCTTCCCCGGGCGCGCCCTCTACCTCCTGCATTACCGCGGCTACGCCGGCAGCACCGACAAGCCGTCCGAACCGGCCCTGGTCGGCGACGCGCTGACCCTGTTCGACCGGGTGGCGCGCACGCACCGGGACGTGGCGCTGCTCGGGCGCAGCCTCGGCACCGGGGTGGCGGTGCAGGTGGCCAGCCAGCGGCCGGTCAGCAAGCTGGTGCTGGTCACGCCCTATGACAGCCTGGCCGGGCTGGCTGCCCGACAGTTTCCGTATTTTCCGGTACGCTGGCTGCTGCGCGACCGCTATGCCTCCTCGGCCTACGCGCCGCGGGTGCGGGCGCCGACCCTGTTGCTCGCCGCCGAGCATGACGACATCATTCCGGCGGACAGCGCCGAGCGTCTGCTGGCGCGGTTTCCCGCAGGGGTGGCACAGCTGCGCGTGCTCGAAGGAACCGGGCACAATACGATTTCCGACAGTCCCGACTACATCCCTTCGCTCCAGTGGGCGAAGTAAACAAACAAGGAAAAGGAGCACTATGCCAGCCACACCATCCCTGCGTCACGTCGTGCTGTTCGCGTTCAAGGGCGATGCCGGCCAGGAGGCGGTCGACGCCGTTGTCGCCGACTTCGGCCGGCTGCCCGCCGAGATCCCGGGCATCGCCGCCTACGAGTGGGGCACCAACGTGAGCCCGGAAGGCCTGAACCAGGGCTTCACCCACTGCTTCACCTTGACCTTTCCGAGCGACGCCGCGCGCGACGCCTACCTGGTGCACCCGGCGCACCAGCGCTTCGTGGAGTCCCTGGGCAGCTGCCTGGAACGTTCGCTGGTAGTCGATTACTGGACGCAAGCTTAGCGAGAACCGTATCTATGGACTCCACCCGCCGATACGCTCCGCCCGTGTCGTGCATGCCGCCCACCCTACGATGCCTTCAGGGGCGCACGTCGGCCAGCGCCTTCCACACGTCCCTGAACTGCTGGACGATCTTCGGATCGTCCTGCTCACCCTTGCCGCCGGCTTCGATGTTCGTCATCAGGATGCGGCCGGTGCCGCTGGCCGGGTCGATGAACATGAAGGCCGTGACGCCCGGATCGCTGCCCGAATGGCCCACCAGTCCGTTCCGGCGGATGCGCCAGAATACGCCGCTGTTCGGTTCCGCCGCCGGGCTGGCGGCCGGCAAGGCCTCGGGCGCGAACTCCGGATCGAACAGCAGAGTGAAGCCGGCCTTGCTCAAGACGCCTTCGCCGCCCTTGTAGCCCTTCACCATGGCCATCAGAAAGCGCGCCAGGTCGGCCGCGGAGGTGGTCAGGCCGCCGTCCGGGTAGGTGACCAGGGCGTAGCGCGGATAGGCCTGGTGGCGGCGGTTGTAGGCGGTCGCCTGACGCTTCGCCTGGCCCGGGTCGGCGCGCCACGAGGTGGAGCGCATCTGCAGCGGCTCGAAGATGTGTTTTCGGGTGAAGGCCTCGAAGCTCTGGCCGCTTTTCACCTCGATCAGGTAGGCGGCCAGCGCCGCGCCGATGTTCGAATAATGGTAGGCGAGGCCTGGCGCCTCCTTGGCGAAGTTGGTTTTCCGGTAGCTGCGCCCGCCCACCGCCAGGTAGTTCTTGAGAAAAGCGCCCAGGCTCAGGTCCTGGCGGCCGGGCTGGGTGAAGTCGCGCCTGAATTGCCGGTAGAGCGGGCCGCCGGTATCGGCATCGGGCAGCACGTAGTACGAGTGGCCGTAGATCTCGTCGTCATCGACGATGCTCGACGTATGGGTGACCAGGTGGCGCACCGTGATCGGTCCGCCGCCATGGGGATGCGCTACCGGGAAGGGCAGGATGGCGTTGATCTCGGTGTCCAGACCGAAGTAGCCGAGTTCGATCGCCTTCACGATCGCCACGCCGATCACGGTCTTGCTGACCGAGCCGACGTTCTGCAGCGTCTCCTCGGTGTAAGGGCGTTTGGCCTGCAGGTCAGCATGGCCGAAGCCGCGCTGGTACAGCACGGCATTGCTGGACACCACCGCCACCGCGAAGCCCGGCAGGCTCGAGGCCTGCTGCAGCTTGGCGAGCTGGTGGGTGAGGGCGGGCCGCTCCTCGGCCGCCTGCGCGGCCGGGACGCCGACGGCCAGCAGGGCCAGCAGGCAGGGAGCGAACAACTGCCTCATCAGGGCTGTACGTACGAGAGCGCCCGCTGAAATGCAAAACCGCGGCCAGGCCGCGGTTTCTCGTGTCGCATCGTCAGGCCCGGCCTTATTCCTGCCATTCCTGCAGCGCGCGAATGGCGGTCTCGCCGTTGCGGATCGCCTTGACGCGGCGTATGACTTCATTGTGCCAGGCTTCATCGGCATCCTCGTCAGGACCATCGATATCCTGGAGGAGCATGCGCACCAGCGCGTGCTTTTCCTCAGCACTCAGCATCTGGATCTTATCCGCGATCTCGGCAACCAGGTTCGACATGATGCTCCTTCCAGTAATATTTTTGAAATAATAGCGTGGCTTTTATGGGTTGTCGACTGGAACCATATTGTCCGTTGGTTTTCTGTCAATTAACTTGTTGTCCGGATCGATGCCGGCCCGTGCCGGACGCCCGCCGACCACCAGCGTCACGGTCTGGCTGGCCTTGTCGACCAGGCGCCGTTCGCGCGCCAACGGGTTGCCGTTGCGGTCGTCGACGCCGAACTCGATGTAGTCCCTGAGCGGCGCCGGCTGCTCGTCGCCCAGTTCCCCGGCGCGCACCTTGCCGGCATGCGCCCGGATCGTGACCTCGAACTTGCCGTCCGGCCGCCGGCGCGCGCTGGCGCTGTCGGCGCGGTTCTCGTACAGCACGATGTGCTCGAACAGGTCGTCGATGAGATAGACCTTGTCGGGCGGCGTCACGGCGCGCAGCCGGTCGAGCAGGGCCAGCACGGTCGGGTAGGGCGCGCCCTTGGCGCCGTGTTCCTGCAGCAGGCTGCTCAAGACGTGGTTGACGACATCCTCGCCCAGCATGTCGGCCAGCAGGTACAGCGCCAGGCTGCCCTTGCGGTAGTGGATGTAGTCCTGGTTCTCGTTCTGCGCCAGCGGCAGTTCCTTGCGGCGCTCGGTGGCGCGGCCCATCAGGTAGGCATCCAGGTTGTAGCGCAGGAAGCGGCGCATCTTCTGGCCGCCGACCGCGCGCTTCATGACCATCAGCGCGGTGTACTCGGACAGGCTCTCCGACAGCACGCTGGAACCGCGCGCGTTGGCGCCGGCCAGCTGGTGGCCCCACCACTGGTGCGCGGTCTCGTGGGCGCTGACGTAGAAGGGATAGTCGATGTCCTTGGGCGAATCGTCGTCGATGCGGGCGATGAAGCCGATGCTTTCCGAGAACGGGATGGTGCCCGGGAAGGCCTGCGCGTAGGACGCGTAGCGCGGGAACTCGACGATGCGCAGTTCGCCGAACGGGTAGGGGCCATAGTTGCGCGAGGCGTATTCCAGGCCGGCCTGGGCGCCGCGGATCATGCGCTCCACGTTGGCGTCGTGGCCCGGATGGTAGAACACGTCGATGGTCACGTCCTGCCAGCGGTCGTGCCGCACTTCGTAGCGCGCCGACTGGATGGCATAGAAATTCAGGACCGGCTTGTCCATCCGGTAGTGGAAATAGCGCCGGCCCTTGTCCAGCCATTCCTTTTCCAGCGTGCCCGGGGCGATCGCGATCTGGTCGGGAGAGGTCGCGACGACGGCGTCGAAGCCGATCCAGTCGGCGTCCGTGCCCAGCACGTTGTTGGCGCGTGCCGCCGGGTCGTCGCGTGCGGGCAGCGGATCCTTCGGCGCCAGGCCGCGGCGCTTGCGGTCGCGGTCGTCGACCAGCTCGACGGACGGCTGGTAACCGATGCGGGGCATGACCTCGTTGCTGAAGAAGGTTCCGTTCTCGACGACCGGGGTGTCGCGGCCGATGCCGAGCAGGCCGCCGGGCCGGTAGCGAAGGCTGAACGAGAGCGCCATGCGCGCGCCCGGCGCCAGGGGCTCGGCCAGGCGGTACAGGTAGAAGCCGTGCTCCGGATCGGCCGCTATCTGGCGCGCGTCCTGCGAGAAACGGAGGACGAATTCGGCGCCGCGCTGCTGGTACAGGACGACGTCGCGCAGCGGCGCTCCGGTGCGGTTCTCCAGCTGGTAGAAGCCCTTCACGGCCAGGCTGCGCGTCTCGGGGCGGATGTCGACCTGCAGGTCGACCCTGGCGATGCGCGGCTGCGGCAGCCGGGCGAAGCGGCGGTAGCGCAGCTCGTACTCGGCGCGCAGGCTCTCCTGCCGCGCGCTGGTCAGGTAGCCGCCGGCATGCAGCTCGTAGGCCAGCAGCGCGCCGGTGCCCGCAAAGATCACGAGGCCCGCGCCGAAACCGGCCAGCACCGGCCTGGAGAGATTGCGGCGCGCCAGGCGCAGGCGCTCGCGCCAGCCGCTGTCGACGCCGCGCGCCCACAGCACCCGCGCCGCCACCATCAGCATCAGGGCCAGGCCACTCCAGTAGAGCTGGAACAGGTGCTCGCGCAGCAGATAATGGCCGAAGCCGTTCATGGCCGAATAGGTGAAGGACGGCGTGCTGCCGTACACCAGCATCGGGTGGTCGAAGCCGAAGCCGCGCGCGGTCCCGAGCACCAGGTACAGGGCGATCAGGATGAAGTAGGCCAGGTAGCGGTTGTTGACGATCACCTGCATCGCGATGGCGGCCACCGCCAGCAGCGCGTACTGCGGCAGCAGCACCGTGAACAGGAAGCGCAGGTAGAGGCCCGGCTCGAGCCCGAAATAGCCCTTGAACAGCTGGATCAGCATGCCGACCAGCATGGCCTTCACCAGCAGCAGGGCCTGCAGGCCGACCAGGGCCAGGGTCTTGCCCACGAGCGGCAGCCAGGTCGGCGCCGGCATCGCGTCCAGCATCTGCGCCATGCGCGCCTCGCGCTCGCGCCACACCATCTCGCCGGCGAACAGGGTGGTCACCACCAGCATGTACAGCGCGAACACGTCGCGGATAAGGTCCAGCACCATGTAGGTGACGGGCAGGGTATTGGTGCCGTAGATCGAGCCGAGGTCGAGCGCGCTGGCGGCCAGGATCAGGGCGCCGGCGACGCCGAGTGCCAGGAAATAGATGTTCTTGCTCGACTCGCGCAGGTTGTACAGCACCGATTTGCCCAGCAGGAGCGCCAGGCTGCGGCGCTCGAAGTCGGGCGGCTCGCGGGTGTCGATGGCCGTGTGCGACAGCTGCGGGGTGGCGTCGGCGGCGGTGTCGGCCGGCTGCGGGCCCTTCCTGTGGCGCGCGTCGACGTTGCCGGTGGCATGGAAGCGCCAGTAGCCGAACAGCAGGACCGCCAGCCCGAAGCCGACCCAGATCAGGCGGTTCACCAGGTACACGCCTTCGAGCGTGACGGGGCGCGTGTTGCGCTCGGCGATCGGCCAGTATTCGGTGAGGCGGATCAGGGCGGTAGTGCCGAAGGGATCCATCAGCGCGGCCAGGGTCTTGTAGTCGAGGTCGCGCGCCAGCGACGGGGCGACGATGTAGCCGATCATCATGACGATGCTGGCCACGTAGACCGGCAACATGCGGCGCGACAGCGCGGCCAGCACGAAGAACAGGGCGCCGAAGATGAAGGTGTTGGGCAGCAGCGTGAGCAGGTAGGGCAGCAGGTAGTTCGCCACTCCGCCCGGTCCCAGGCGGTCGGGCTCGATGCCGGGGATGAAGGTCCCGAGCCAGGCGCCCAGCACGATGCTCGACAGGATCACGGCCAGCGTGGCGAAGCCGCCGAGGAAGCGTCCCAGCACGTAGTCCGCCTTGCGGATCGGCGCGCTGAAGAAGAAGTGCTGCATCTCGTATTCGAAGTCCTGCTGCACCGAGCGGCCCATCACGGCCGCCACCACGATCACGCCGAAGCAGCCGAGGAAGGCGGCAGTCAGGGCGATCTGGCGCGGCCCATTGATCAGGACCCGGCCGCCGAAGGTGACGATGGCGTCGCGGAAGGCGCCGCCCGCGGCCGCCATCCACAGCATCGCCAGCGCCAGGAAGATGCCGAAGTAGATCCAGGTCGACAGCAGGCGCAGCCGCTGCCGTGCCTCGAAGCCGGCGATGGCGAACAGCGGGCGCATGGCCTAGCAGGTCCCCGTGGCGGCGGCGGTGAACTTGCCGGCGATGGTGGCGAAATAGACGTCTTCCAGACTGGCGCGGGCCGGCTCGAAGCCGTCGCCCGGGTCGGTCTCGGCATACACGTGGATCAGGGTGCGGCCGGTGAGCAGGCGGGTCGAGATGACCTGGTGGCGCTTCTGGAACACCGGCAGTTCCTGCTTGGTGACGAAACGCGCCCAGATGTAGTCCTCGACCTCGTAGGTCAGTTCCTGCGGGTCGCCGCACAGCAGCACGTGGCCCTTGTGGATGATCGCCATGTTGGCGCACAGGTCGGCCACGTCGGACACGATGTGGGTCGACAGGATGACGGTCTTGTCCTCGCCGATCTCGGACAGCAGGTTATGGAAGCGCACGCGCTCCTGCGGGTCCAGGCCGGCGGTGGGCTCGTCGACGATGATCAGGCGCGGGTCGCCCAGCAGGGCCTGGGCGATGCCGAAGCGCTGGCGCATGCCGCCCGAGAACGTGCCGAGGCGCTGGTTGCGCACTTCCCAGAGGTTGGTCTGCTGCAGCAGGCCGTCGACCACCTCGCGCCTGCGGTGCTTGTGCGACAGGCCCTTGAGCTGGGCGAAATGGTCGAGCAGTTCGTAAGCGGTTACTTTCGGGTAGACGCCGAAATCCTGCGGCAGGTAGCCGAGCATGCGGCGCACTTCGTCCTTTTCGTCGAGGACGTCGATGTCGTCCAGGAACACCGAACCGGAATCGCACTCCTGCAGGGTGGCGAGGATCCGCATCAGCGTCGATTTGCCGGCGCCGTTCGGACCGAGCAGCCCGAACATCCCGGCCGGGATGGTCAGGGTGACACGGTCGAGCGCGACCACGCCATTGGCGTAGGTCTTCGACAAATTGCGGATTTTTAATTCCATGCCATTTCCTCAAGCGTGCATATAAACCTTTTTCAACACTTGCATTGTATTAAATTGTCTTGCGGTTTGTGGCGACTTCGCGACGCACGGACGCTTTGATGGTCCAGACTGCATAATCCGCTGACAGAACGGATGACAAAGCGCAGCAATACTTTCCTTAAATAAACATTACTCGCGTAAAGCCTGGAAACATGGATAATGACAGGATGAACAAGGCCATCCAGGACAAGTTGCTGGCGCTGATGCGCGAAGGACGCGACCGGAGCGAGTCGCTCGACTGGTTCCGGGTGTCGCTGGGCCTGTTCTACCTGGCCGCGCTGATGACCGAGGAGGCGATCGACTTCAAGAAGGTTGACCGCGGTTTCAACCGCTTCATCTACCACACCCTCGGCAAGGGCCATACCATCACCAGCGTGCTGCAGTACATGAGCGGCGCGAAGGTGATGCCGACCGTCGAATCCGAACGTTTCATGGACGCCTTCCGGCGCCACTGCCCGGAAATCCCGGCCGCGTCGATTCCCTTCCTGCTCGAGCTGAACCTGGGGGTGGCGAAGAACATCTCCGGGCTGGAGGCGGCGGGGCCGCTGGCGGACTGGATCGCCCGGAGGAAGGCCGACGGGGAGCCGCGGAGCGCGGGCGCCTAAGGGACGCGGCTGGGCCTATAATGATGTTTTCGCATATCGCATTTGACAACATCATGAGCGCATACCGTTCCAACTCCTCCCTCGACGACCTGATCGCCGGCTTCGACAAGGCCCTGCGCGTGGTCGGCGGCGTCGCCGCGTCCTCGCGCCCGAACCCGGGCGCGCATGCCACCGACTGCGAACTGAGCGACGACGAGCGCCGCCACAGCGCGGGCCTGATGCGTGTGAACCACGTCGGGGAAGTGTGCGCGCAGGCGCTGTACGACTCGCAGGCGCGCTTCGGCAAGAGCCCGGCGATCCGCAAGCAGTTCGAGCAATCGGCACGCGAGGAAGAAGACCACCTGGCCTGGACCGCCGAGCGCTTGTCCGAGCTGGGCTCGCAGCCGAGCCTGCTCAATCCGCTGTGGTATGCGGGTTCCTATGTGCTGGGCAGCATCGCGGCCAAGCTGGGCGACCCGCACAGCCTGGGCTTTGTGGTCGAGACCGAGCGCCAGGTCGAGGCGCACCTGAACCGCCACCTCGAAGACCTGCCGCCGCAGGATGCCAAGTCGCGCGCGATCGTGGAGCAGATGCGGGTCGACGAAATCGCCCACGGCGCGAAGGCCGCGGCGCTGGGCGCGGCCGAGACGCCGCTGCTGGTGCGGATGCTGATGACGGCGATGTCGAAGGTGATGACGACGACCGCCTACCGGATCTGATCAGACCTCGACGATTTCCACCGTGTGCGTGATCTCGGCCGTCTTGGCCAGCATGATCGACGCCGAGCAGTACTTGTCGTGCGACAGGCTGACCGCGCGCTCGACCGCCGCCGGTTTCAGGTTGCGCCCCGTGACCGTGAAGTGGAAGTTAATCCTGGTGAACACCTTCGGATCGGTCTCCGCGCGCTCGGCCTGCAGCGTCACGTCGCAGCCGCGCACGTCCTCGCGGCCGCGCTTGAGGATCAGCACCACGTCATAGGCGGTGCAGCCGCCGGTGCCGACCAGCACCATCTCCATCGGGCGCGGCGCCAGGTTGTGGCCGCCACCATCGGGCGCGCCATCCATCGCCACCATGTGGCCGCTGCCGGTCTCGGCGCGAAAACTCATGCCCGACGGGCCGTTCCAGCTGACTTTCACTTCCATTCGATTTCTCCGCTGTGGATTGACTGCGGAGCATTGTAAGGCAGGCGGGGCGCCCGTGCAGGCGCCCCGGATCGACAGGTCTTAGACGGCCAGCACGTAGCGCTCGCTCTTCATGCGCCAGCTGGCGAAGGCCACGATCAACAGGGCCGGAATCGCCGAGCACAGGAAGGTCAGCAGGTAGGGCAGGACGCCGATGTCGCCGGCCTTGGAGGCTTCCTTGATCAGGGTCTGGTTCGACAGCATCGGCACCAGGTACATCCAGTCCGCGGTCTTCAGGTCCAGGAAGGACACGACCATGGCGGGAACCAGGGGCACGATGGCCACGATGCTGAGGATGGTCTGCGCTTCCTTGAAGGTCTTGGCGTTCATCGCCAGCGCGACGTACAGCGCGCCGGCCAGCAGCGACAGCGACACCGTGACCAGGCACACCAGCAGCAGCTGGCCCCAGCCCAGGCTCCAGGACATGCCGATCTCCTCCAGCGGCAGCCACTTGAAGACCGCATGCGCCAGGATCAGCTCGAGGGTGACGCCGACGATGCCCAGGGTGCTGGCCGCGAGCCACTTGCCGCCGATGAGTTCCCAGGTCCGGGCCGGCTGCGCCATTAGCACTTCGAGCGAGCGGCGCTCGCGCTCGCCGGCGGTGCTGTCGACCGCGGCCGACAGGCACAGCATGAAGGCCGGGAAGAACAGGAAGCCCATGATGCTGCCGACCACCATCGCCGAGCGCGAGGCATTGGTGCCGGTGTCGTAGCGCTGCACCAGGATCGGGGTCAGGGCCGCCGGCGACACGCCGTGCGCCAGCAGGCGCGCGCCGGCCACGTTGGCGCCATAGGCCTCCAGCACGTCTTCGACGTCGCGGCGCTGGCCGCCGGTCTCGCTGGCGGAGTCGTACCAGATCTCGAGCCGGGCGGGGCGCATCGCGTAGTACTGCTCGGTGAAGTCGTCCGGCAGGCGCAGCACCGCCGCCACCTTCTTGCCGCGCAGCAGCTCACCGATGGCCTCTTCGTCCATCGGCGGAGTCTCCTTGACCGTGATGTTCTTCTGGCCCAGCTGGGACATCAGGGTCGGCGCCTTGGCCCCGCCGATGACCGCCAGCTCGATGCCTTCGCGTTCGGCCTTGGTGCTTTTCTCGATCATCTGGTTCAGCATGAAGCCGAACAGGACCGGGTAGAGCAGGGTGAACATGGCGAGCATGCCGAGCGTGCGCTTGTCGCGCAGGGTCTCGAGCAGCTCTTTCAGGTAGACGACCAACAGCCTGGATTTCATGCGATTCCTTCCTCGGTGCCGACCAGGTGCACGAACGCGTCTTCCAGGTTGGCGATGCCGGTACGCCGGCACAGTTCATCGGGCGAGCCCTGGGCCACGGTCTGGCCGCCGGCGATGACGATCACGTCCTCGCACAGGGCCGTCACTTCCTGCATCACGTGGGTGGCCATGATCACGCAGCAGCCTTCGGCGCGCAGCGCGCCCAGCGCGGTGCGCAAGGCGCGCGTGCTCATGACGTCCAGGCCACGGCTCGGCTCGTCGAGCAGCAGGTGGCGGGGACGGTGCAGCAGCGTGCGCGCCAGCGCCACCTTGATGCGCTGGCCCTGCGAAAAGCCCTTGTTGCGGCGGGTCAGGATGTCGTCCATGCCGAGCAGCGCGGAGACTTCCTCGATGCGCCTGGCGATGGCGGGGCGGTCCATGCCGTTGAGTTCACCGAAGTAGGTGAGGTATTCGCGCGTGCTGAGGCGCTCGTACAGGCCGAACTGGTCGGTCAGGAAGCCGATGCTGCGGCGCACCGCCATCGGGTCCTTCTCCGGATCGATGCCGTCGATCGCGATCGTGCCCTGGTCGCGCTTGAGCAGCCCGACCAGGGTGCGCAGCAGGGTGGTCTTGCCGGCGCCGTTGGGGCCGAGCAGCGCGGTGATCTGGCCGTCGCGCGCGGTGAAACTGACGCCGCCCAGCGCCTTCACGGCGCCGAAGCTCTTGCGTACATCGTGGACTTCAATCATGTTCTGGCGCTCTCAAGGTTGCGGGCCGGCGCTGCCGAGCTGGAAGGTGGGCAGCGGAATCTCTTTCAGGCAGCTGGTGTCCAGCTTGTCCTGCGGCTTGTCGAGGAAGGTGCGCAGCAGGCGCGGCGCGCAGCCGAGCTGCGAGACGCCGTGGCCGAGGCTGTCGACCACCACGTGCTGGGCGCGGCTCATGTACCTGGCGGCGGCGACGGCGCGGTGCGGCGGGGTGACCGGATCGAGCGCGCCGGACAGCAGCAAGGCCGGGGCCTCGATGCGGGTCGGTTCCTTGTAGGGCACGGCCGGGACGTCGAGCGACTTGCAGATGGCCGGCATCTTGTCGGCCAGCGTCTTGGTCAGCTTGCCGGCGTCGGACTTGAGCAGTTCGGGCGTCATGCGCGGCACGTCTTCGGCGCACACCACCGCCAGGTGCAGCAGCATCGCGATCTGGCCGTCGCTGCCGAAGTCGGCGGCCAGGTTCTGGCGCGCCACGAAAGGCTGCCAGCGTCCCTGCGACGCGCTCTGAATCAGGAAGGGCAGGCGGCGGGCGTCGGCCGGCGAATACAGGATGCCATGCACGGTGCCGAGGAAGCGCGCGGCGGTCATGGTCACGTCGACCGGCTGCGCGGTGCGCGGATCCGGCAGCGTCAGCTTGAGGGGAGCCGCTTCGAGCTTGGCCACCAGGCCCTCGAACTGCGCGCGCAGGTTCGGGAAGGCCTTGTTGCA from Massilia varians encodes:
- a CDS encoding Dabb family protein — protein: MPATPSLRHVVLFAFKGDAGQEAVDAVVADFGRLPAEIPGIAAYEWGTNVSPEGLNQGFTHCFTLTFPSDAARDAYLVHPAHQRFVESLGSCLERSLVVDYWTQA
- a CDS encoding OsmC family protein, encoding MEVKVSWNGPSGMSFRAETGSGHMVAMDGAPDGGGHNLAPRPMEMVLVGTGGCTAYDVVLILKRGREDVRGCDVTLQAERAETDPKVFTRINFHFTVTGRNLKPAAVERAVSLSHDKYCSASIMLAKTAEITHTVEIVEV
- a CDS encoding ABC transporter permease, which produces MKSRLLVVYLKELLETLRDKRTLGMLAMFTLLYPVLFGFMLNQMIEKSTKAEREGIELAVIGGAKAPTLMSQLGQKNITVKETPPMDEEAIGELLRGKKVAAVLRLPDDFTEQYYAMRPARLEIWYDSASETGGQRRDVEDVLEAYGANVAGARLLAHGVSPAALTPILVQRYDTGTNASRSAMVVGSIMGFLFFPAFMLCLSAAVDSTAGERERRSLEVLMAQPARTWELIGGKWLAASTLGIVGVTLELILAHAVFKWLPLEEIGMSWSLGWGQLLLVCLVTVSLSLLAGALYVALAMNAKTFKEAQTILSIVAIVPLVPAMVVSFLDLKTADWMYLVPMLSNQTLIKEASKAGDIGVLPYLLTFLCSAIPALLIVAFASWRMKSERYVLAV
- a CDS encoding ABC transporter permease/M1 family aminopeptidase; the encoded protein is MRPLFAIAGFEARQRLRLLSTWIYFGIFLALAMLWMAAAGGAFRDAIVTFGGRVLINGPRQIALTAAFLGCFGVIVVAAVMGRSVQQDFEYEMQHFFFSAPIRKADYVLGRFLGGFATLAVILSSIVLGAWLGTFIPGIEPDRLGPGGVANYLLPYLLTLLPNTFIFGALFFVLAALSRRMLPVYVASIVMMIGYIVAPSLARDLDYKTLAALMDPFGTTALIRLTEYWPIAERNTRPVTLEGVYLVNRLIWVGFGLAVLLFGYWRFHATGNVDARHRKGPQPADTAADATPQLSHTAIDTREPPDFERRSLALLLGKSVLYNLRESSKNIYFLALGVAGALILAASALDLGSIYGTNTLPVTYMVLDLIRDVFALYMLVVTTLFAGEMVWREREARMAQMLDAMPAPTWLPLVGKTLALVGLQALLLVKAMLVGMLIQLFKGYFGLEPGLYLRFLFTVLLPQYALLAVAAIAMQVIVNNRYLAYFILIALYLVLGTARGFGFDHPMLVYGSTPSFTYSAMNGFGHYLLREHLFQLYWSGLALMLMVAARVLWARGVDSGWRERLRLARRNLSRPVLAGFGAGLVIFAGTGALLAYELHAGGYLTSARQESLRAEYELRYRRFARLPQPRIARVDLQVDIRPETRSLAVKGFYQLENRTGAPLRDVVLYQQRGAEFVLRFSQDARQIAADPEHGFYLYRLAEPLAPGARMALSFSLRYRPGGLLGIGRDTPVVENGTFFSNEVMPRIGYQPSVELVDDRDRKRRGLAPKDPLPARDDPAARANNVLGTDADWIGFDAVVATSPDQIAIAPGTLEKEWLDKGRRYFHYRMDKPVLNFYAIQSARYEVRHDRWQDVTIDVFYHPGHDANVERMIRGAQAGLEYASRNYGPYPFGELRIVEFPRYASYAQAFPGTIPFSESIGFIARIDDDSPKDIDYPFYVSAHETAHQWWGHQLAGANARGSSVLSESLSEYTALMVMKRAVGGQKMRRFLRYNLDAYLMGRATERRKELPLAQNENQDYIHYRKGSLALYLLADMLGEDVVNHVLSSLLQEHGAKGAPYPTVLALLDRLRAVTPPDKVYLIDDLFEHIVLYENRADSASARRRPDGKFEVTIRAHAGKVRAGELGDEQPAPLRDYIEFGVDDRNGNPLARERRLVDKASQTVTLVVGGRPARAGIDPDNKLIDRKPTDNMVPVDNP
- a CDS encoding ABC transporter ATP-binding protein — translated: MELKIRNLSKTYANGVVALDRVTLTIPAGMFGLLGPNGAGKSTLMRILATLQECDSGSVFLDDIDVLDEKDEVRRMLGYLPQDFGVYPKVTAYELLDHFAQLKGLSHKHRRREVVDGLLQQTNLWEVRNQRLGTFSGGMRQRFGIAQALLGDPRLIIVDEPTAGLDPQERVRFHNLLSEIGEDKTVILSTHIVSDVADLCANMAIIHKGHVLLCGDPQELTYEVEDYIWARFVTKQELPVFQKRHQVISTRLLTGRTLIHVYAETDPGDGFEPARASLEDVYFATIAGKFTAAATGTC
- a CDS encoding alpha/beta hydrolase; translated protein: MRQAFVVILLLAMCAYAAACLALFFLQRSLIYYPPRAAYAAPTTSVLAVDGARVLVSERPLAGQRALIYLGGNAEDVTASLPTLERAFPGRALYLLHYRGYAGSTDKPSEPALVGDALTLFDRVARTHRDVALLGRSLGTGVAVQVASQRPVSKLVLVTPYDSLAGLAARQFPYFPVRWLLRDRYASSAYAPRVRAPTLLLAAEHDDIIPADSAERLLARFPAGVAQLRVLEGTGHNTISDSPDYIPSLQWAK
- the coq7 gene encoding 2-polyprenyl-3-methyl-6-methoxy-1,4-benzoquinone monooxygenase, with translation MSAYRSNSSLDDLIAGFDKALRVVGGVAASSRPNPGAHATDCELSDDERRHSAGLMRVNHVGEVCAQALYDSQARFGKSPAIRKQFEQSAREEEDHLAWTAERLSELGSQPSLLNPLWYAGSYVLGSIAAKLGDPHSLGFVVETERQVEAHLNRHLEDLPPQDAKSRAIVEQMRVDEIAHGAKAAALGAAETPLLVRMLMTAMSKVMTTTAYRI
- a CDS encoding serine hydrolase domain-containing protein, whose protein sequence is MRQLFAPCLLALLAVGVPAAQAAEERPALTHQLAKLQQASSLPGFAVAVVSSNAVLYQRGFGHADLQAKRPYTEETLQNVGSVSKTVIGVAIVKAIELGYFGLDTEINAILPFPVAHPHGGGPITVRHLVTHTSSIVDDDEIYGHSYYVLPDADTGGPLYRQFRRDFTQPGRQDLSLGAFLKNYLAVGGRSYRKTNFAKEAPGLAYHYSNIGAALAAYLIEVKSGQSFEAFTRKHIFEPLQMRSTSWRADPGQAKRQATAYNRRHQAYPRYALVTYPDGGLTTSAADLARFLMAMVKGYKGGEGVLSKAGFTLLFDPEFAPEALPAASPAAEPNSGVFWRIRRNGLVGHSGSDPGVTAFMFIDPASGTGRILMTNIEAGGKGEQDDPKIVQQFRDVWKALADVRP
- a CDS encoding addiction module protein, yielding MSNLVAEIADKIQMLSAEEKHALVRMLLQDIDGPDEDADEAWHNEVIRRVKAIRNGETAIRALQEWQE